The DNA segment TCAGGGGGGCAATGCGCCATGAAGCGGAAGCCCTCCTCTGCATCGACCAGCGCGAGGCCGTAGGGGGCGTGGGCGCTCAGCTCGGCGGACGGCGCGCGCGCCACGACCGTGACGGCGTAGACCGTGCCGCGCCCGGTGGCCGGTTCCACGCCCAGATCCTCGCTGCCGCATTCCGGGCAGAACGGGCGGCGGACATACTGGACGTGGCCGCAGGCCCGGCAGCGCGCGAGCGCGAGGCCTTCGGCCCCCGCCGTCCAGTCCGGAATCTCCGCGCTCATCGGCCGTTCTCCAGGACGAGGCTGACATGGGAGGAGAGCACGCCGCCGTCGCCGTGCAGCAGCGCCAGGCCTGGGGGCGCGACCTGCCGCGGGCCGGCCTGTCCCCGCATCTGCCGCACGGTCTCGGCGAGGTGGGCCATGGCACCGCCGACGCCGCAATGGCCGTAGCTGAGGAGGCCGCCATGGGTGTTGAGCGGCATCGCGCCCTCGGGCGAGAAGTGGCCCTCGCGGGCGAGCCGCCCGGCGGCGCCCCGCGGGGCCAGGCCGATCTCCTCCAGCAGGATCGCGAGCGTGATGGTGAAGCTGTCGTAGATCGCCGCGTAGCGGATATCGGCGAGCGCGACACCGGCTTGCGCCAGCGCCCGGCCGGCGCTGTCGCCGGCCCCGAAGGCGGTGAGCGAGGGGGCGGCGCTGACGTGCTGATGGGTGTGGGCCTGCGCGGCGCCCCGGATCCTCGGTCCCGGCCTCGCGGGATCGGCGCGCTCGATCACGAAGGCGCCGCCGCCATCCGAGACCGGGCAGCAATCGAGCAGGCGCAAGGGGGCGGCGATGGGCT comes from the Methylobacterium currus genome and includes:
- a CDS encoding Zn-ribbon domain-containing OB-fold protein, which produces MSAEIPDWTAGAEGLALARCRACGHVQYVRRPFCPECGSEDLGVEPATGRGTVYAVTVVARAPSAELSAHAPYGLALVDAEEGFRFMAHCPPDGVAIGDPVHTTFRAFGSGLVPFVTPESQS